In a genomic window of Thermovirga sp.:
- a CDS encoding 2-oxoacid:ferredoxin oxidoreductase subunit beta, which produces MPRSEVMTWLRKRFFPHLWCPGCGHGIIMHAILRALIDSGKSKEETVIASGIGCSSRMPGYIDACTIHTTHGRSLAFATGIKLANPELTIIDVMGDGDCTAIGGNHFIHACRRNIGITAVVMNNNIYGMTGGQASPTTPLGAKATTAPYGAIDPPFDICKLAQGAGATYVARTTVAQPVLCEQYIKNGIANKGFSVIEILTNCHTQFGRRNNLRTPVDNLNHFKNNSIPLAKAQGMTPSDLEGKIVTGEFVKREAPEYTELYRSLIDRIEGDK; this is translated from the coding sequence ATGCCGCGCTCTGAAGTCATGACATGGTTGAGAAAGAGGTTTTTCCCCCACCTGTGGTGCCCCGGATGTGGCCATGGGATAATAATGCACGCCATCCTGAGGGCCCTCATCGATTCCGGAAAGTCGAAGGAAGAGACGGTAATCGCTTCCGGAATAGGATGTTCTAGCAGGATGCCCGGGTACATCGACGCCTGCACGATCCATACCACTCATGGCAGGTCTTTGGCCTTCGCCACCGGTATTAAATTGGCCAACCCCGAACTTACGATAATCGATGTAATGGGTGATGGCGACTGTACGGCCATTGGTGGCAATCATTTCATCCACGCCTGCAGGAGAAACATAGGCATCACTGCCGTGGTAATGAACAACAATATATATGGCATGACCGGAGGACAGGCCTCGCCGACAACGCCCCTGGGAGCCAAGGCAACGACGGCACCCTATGGCGCCATCGATCCACCTTTCGACATCTGTAAACTTGCCCAGGGCGCCGGGGCTACTTACGTGGCCAGAACCACCGTTGCACAGCCCGTCCTTTGCGAGCAGTACATAAAGAACGGAATAGCCAACAAGGGTTTCTCCGTTATCGAGATACTCACCAACTGCCATACCCAGTTCGGCAGGAGGAACAACCTCAGGACTCCCGTGGACAACTTGAACCACTTCAAGAATAATTCGATACCCTTGGCTAAAGCCCAGGGCATGACCCCCTCCGATCTTGAAGGCAAGATAGTGACCGGCGAATTCGTGAAGAGGGAAGCGCCGGAATATACTGAACTTTATCGCAGTCTGATCGATAGAATTGAGGGGGATAAATGA
- a CDS encoding 2-oxoacid:ferredoxin oxidoreductase subunit gamma has protein sequence MKDRYEIRFAGSGGQGVILATVVVGEAAAIYEGLNSVQTQSYGPEARGGKSKSEVVISRDNIDYPKATTPDLQISLNQASCDEFIGQTGKDGIVVVDDTYVSSVPETDAQVFRLPIVKTAREKIGRELVTNMVALGVTAWVLEMKGLMKTDSLKQAVLARVPKGTEEMNEKAFKEGYKLMKDIR, from the coding sequence ATGAAAGACCGCTACGAGATAAGATTCGCGGGATCCGGCGGCCAGGGGGTAATATTGGCCACTGTTGTGGTTGGTGAGGCCGCGGCTATCTACGAGGGCCTGAACTCGGTCCAGACCCAATCCTATGGACCCGAAGCAAGGGGAGGCAAGTCCAAATCCGAGGTCGTTATTTCGAGGGACAATATCGATTATCCGAAGGCGACAACTCCCGATCTCCAAATTAGCCTCAACCAAGCTTCTTGCGACGAATTTATCGGTCAGACGGGCAAGGATGGGATCGTGGTAGTGGACGATACTTATGTCTCATCGGTCCCGGAAACGGATGCCCAGGTATTTCGTTTGCCCATAGTGAAAACAGCGAGAGAAAAGATCGGGAGGGAACTGGTCACCAACATGGTGGCCCTGGGGGTAACCGCTTGGGTCCTGGAGATGAAGGGACTCATGAAAACCGATTCTCTTAAACAGGCTGTATTGGCAAGGGTTCCCAAGGGGACGGAGGAGATGAACGAAAAAGCCTTCAAGGAAGGTTATAAACTAATGAAAGATATCCGGTAG